One Candidatus Flexicrinis proximus DNA window includes the following coding sequences:
- the aroQ gene encoding type II 3-dehydroquinate dehydratase: MMADKRILLLHGPNLNLLGMREPDVYGTTTLDDINRYCAEHAAKFGFTTYSVQSNHEGGMIDALHEARGKVAGVIVNAGGYTHTSIALRDAISAVQLPVIEVHLSNIHAREEYRHHSWLAGVCVGQICGFKWRSYILGIDALLGHIGALG, translated from the coding sequence ATGATGGCTGACAAGCGAATTCTACTTCTGCACGGTCCCAACCTGAACCTGCTCGGGATGCGTGAGCCTGATGTGTATGGTACAACCACGCTCGATGATATAAATCGCTACTGCGCGGAACATGCCGCTAAATTCGGCTTTACCACCTACAGTGTGCAGTCGAACCATGAAGGCGGCATGATTGACGCACTGCACGAGGCGCGCGGAAAAGTCGCGGGCGTCATCGTCAACGCCGGCGGCTATACGCATACCTCGATTGCGCTTCGCGACGCGATTTCCGCCGTGCAGCTTCCCGTGATCGAGGTGCATCTATCCAATATCCACGCGCGTGAGGAGTATCGCCATCACTCATGGCTGGCTGGCGTATGCGTGGGCCAAATCTGCGGTTTCAAGTGGCGCAGCTACATCCTGGGTATCGATGCGCTGCTGGGTCACATTGGCGCACTGGGTTAA
- a CDS encoding stage 0 sporulation protein, producing the protein MANVESPTLTATRAAGVRFTKVGKLYYFDYSDYPELAAGDYVIVETVRGRQMGQVMGFTEPDAGRELKPILRAATPRDLVLRQEWEGRQDEALQSCVDRAKEMGGYRDVRFHAAQFNYDGSLLTFLFSAEDRVNTQRLANDLKRTFQTTVEFRQIGPRDVAKLLGGFGACGELRCCSTFLTDFSPISIKMAKMQGISLNPEEITGMCGRLRCCLVYEYEQYVEARKHLPKKGKKIGTPLGVGKVIDLQPLADLVTVYIEDQGVKTFTRLELVPLDELEALKKKAEEPCTKHGEGESCECGQKPGERNQDKPARSKKKRDEQ; encoded by the coding sequence ATGGCAAATGTAGAGTCACCAACTTTAACCGCGACTCGCGCTGCAGGTGTGCGATTCACCAAAGTCGGCAAATTGTACTACTTCGACTATTCCGATTATCCGGAGCTGGCGGCTGGCGATTATGTCATCGTCGAGACCGTCCGTGGCCGCCAGATGGGGCAGGTGATGGGCTTCACGGAACCGGATGCAGGGCGCGAGTTGAAGCCGATTCTGCGCGCCGCCACCCCGCGCGACCTCGTGTTGCGTCAGGAATGGGAAGGCAGGCAGGACGAAGCCCTGCAGTCGTGTGTCGACCGAGCCAAAGAGATGGGCGGCTACCGGGATGTGCGCTTTCATGCGGCCCAGTTCAACTACGATGGCAGTCTGCTCACATTTCTTTTCAGCGCCGAAGATCGTGTGAATACACAGCGCCTCGCCAACGACCTCAAACGCACTTTTCAGACGACGGTCGAATTCCGCCAGATCGGTCCCCGCGACGTGGCTAAACTCCTCGGCGGCTTCGGTGCCTGCGGCGAACTCCGCTGCTGCTCGACGTTCTTGACCGACTTCAGCCCGATCAGTATCAAGATGGCCAAGATGCAGGGGATCTCGCTCAATCCGGAGGAGATTACCGGGATGTGCGGTCGCCTGCGCTGCTGCCTCGTTTACGAGTATGAGCAGTACGTGGAAGCCCGCAAGCATTTGCCAAAAAAGGGCAAGAAGATCGGCACCCCGCTCGGCGTGGGCAAAGTCATTGACCTGCAGCCGCTTGCAGATCTCGTCACGGTCTACATCGAGGATCAGGGCGTCAAAACCTTTACCCGGCTGGAACTTGTGCCGCTGGATGAACTGGAAGCGCTCAAGAAGAAGGCCGAAGAACCTTGCACAAAGCATGGCGAGGGGGAATCCTGCGAATGCGGCCAGAAACCAGGCGAGCGCAACCAGGATAAGCCTGCCAGGAGCAAGAAGAAACGTGATGAGCAGTAA
- a CDS encoding adenylosuccinate synthase, translated as MPVTIILGAQWGDEGKGRAVDFISGSADVAARATGGDNAGHTLNVGDHLLKLHLVPSGILHEKVSCVLGNGMVINPISLIKELDKLAAFGLKITPDRLKISKRAHIITPAHTALDAANEKQRGDGKIGTTLRGIGPAYSDKVGRKGLRMGEMADLEKFAEALEASLQAASADLVRDGFEPIDTANAIRSYVDAAARLRPFLAETSVFLHDALKAGKHVVCEGAQGAMLDVDFGSYPFVTSSSPTVGGMLSGLGFGPRDVADVIGVAKAFSTRVGGGPMPTELSGTLAERLRGTGANFWDEFGTTTGRPRRVGWLDAVVLRYSAIVNGFTKLVITKLDILTGFDELKLCTAYEIDGERIDYVPTTIDELARAIPIYETLPGWSENVTNLREKSDLPSAARRYIDRIAELCDTEIQLVSVGPERAQLVEYSR; from the coding sequence ATGCCAGTAACGATCATTCTTGGTGCCCAGTGGGGCGATGAAGGCAAGGGACGTGCCGTTGACTTCATCAGTGGCTCGGCCGACGTGGCAGCGCGTGCTACCGGCGGCGACAACGCCGGTCACACGCTCAATGTGGGTGACCACCTCCTCAAACTGCATCTCGTTCCGTCTGGCATCCTTCACGAGAAAGTGTCCTGTGTGCTGGGCAATGGGATGGTGATCAATCCGATCAGCCTGATCAAAGAACTCGACAAACTGGCGGCCTTTGGCCTTAAAATCACGCCGGACCGCCTCAAGATCAGTAAACGTGCCCACATCATCACCCCTGCTCACACCGCGCTGGACGCGGCCAATGAAAAACAGCGTGGAGACGGCAAGATTGGCACCACGCTGCGCGGTATTGGTCCCGCGTACTCCGACAAAGTCGGCCGCAAAGGCCTGCGAATGGGAGAAATGGCCGATCTTGAGAAATTCGCGGAGGCCCTCGAAGCCTCCCTGCAGGCGGCCAGCGCCGACCTGGTGCGCGACGGCTTTGAACCGATTGACACCGCCAATGCGATCCGGTCGTATGTCGATGCGGCAGCCAGGCTCCGTCCGTTTCTGGCGGAAACCTCGGTCTTTCTGCATGATGCGCTTAAGGCGGGTAAGCACGTTGTGTGTGAAGGCGCTCAGGGCGCCATGCTCGATGTCGATTTCGGCAGTTATCCGTTTGTGACCAGTTCATCGCCCACGGTCGGCGGCATGCTCAGCGGGCTGGGCTTTGGCCCGCGTGATGTGGCCGATGTGATCGGCGTCGCGAAGGCCTTTTCGACCCGCGTCGGTGGCGGCCCGATGCCGACAGAGCTTTCGGGCACGCTGGCGGAACGTCTCCGCGGAACGGGCGCCAATTTCTGGGACGAGTTCGGCACTACTACTGGTCGGCCGCGCCGGGTAGGCTGGCTCGATGCGGTGGTTTTGCGCTACTCCGCGATCGTGAACGGCTTTACCAAGCTCGTGATCACCAAACTCGACATCCTCACCGGGTTCGATGAATTGAAGCTGTGCACAGCCTACGAAATTGACGGGGAGCGTATTGATTACGTCCCGACAACCATCGATGAACTTGCCCGCGCCATCCCGATTTACGAGACGCTGCCGGGGTGGTCCGAGAACGTCACCAATCTTCGCGAAAAGTCCGACCTTCCGTCCGCCGCGCGCCGCTACATCGACCGTATCGCCGAACTGTGCGACACCGAAATCCAGCTGGTCAGCGTAGGACCCGAACGTGCTCAATTGGTAGAGTATTCACGGTGA
- a CDS encoding aspartate kinase yields MSTLVMKFGGASVGTTTALSQMLGIVLQEVTRWTRIVLVVSALDGVTDALIDAAHLAQFGNERGYRRIAANLRARHLALAEGLALGKSELAALQADLDKLLFDLLNTFQRITLHNRESLSTESVDAVVSVGERLAARIVAMLLRQHGLRAVAIDATDIMVTDDVFGSATPNLRATQAKINADLLPMLDRGILPVLTGFIGATPNGKPTTLGRGGSDYSASVFAVCTQAKEVWVWSDVDGIMSADPHEVPDARVVQELSYSEMAELAYFGARILHARMVAPLQAGNIPLRVKNVYKPQVVGTVIHGGSKHGGVVKSVTQIQGIGVSAAHSGSLTEIVTLINAHLQRQIGAPSEVMIASQAASRSFLTSVIPTSAGPDAVSHLTNTLTRELDESATLNGWGVEPVSIVTAIGDGINAFPKMTGHVISALGEIPLLGVSVGATGCSLSLVVRAHDADSALRQLHKAAVSS; encoded by the coding sequence ATGTCTACGCTTGTTATGAAATTCGGCGGCGCGTCGGTTGGAACGACCACCGCTCTCTCGCAGATGTTGGGGATCGTCCTGCAGGAAGTGACGCGATGGACTCGAATCGTCCTGGTGGTCAGCGCGCTGGATGGCGTTACGGACGCCCTGATCGATGCGGCGCACCTTGCTCAATTCGGCAACGAACGCGGCTATAGGCGTATTGCCGCGAATTTGCGCGCACGGCACCTGGCCCTGGCGGAAGGGCTGGCACTGGGGAAGTCGGAACTTGCGGCACTGCAGGCTGACCTGGACAAGCTGCTGTTTGACCTGCTCAATACATTCCAGCGGATAACGTTGCATAATCGCGAATCGCTTTCGACGGAAAGCGTCGACGCGGTAGTCAGCGTCGGAGAACGGCTGGCGGCGCGGATCGTGGCGATGCTGCTGCGCCAGCATGGACTGCGAGCCGTCGCGATCGACGCGACCGACATCATGGTGACTGACGATGTCTTCGGCAGTGCGACGCCAAACCTGCGGGCAACCCAAGCCAAAATCAATGCAGACCTGCTGCCGATGCTCGACCGGGGAATTCTGCCGGTGCTGACGGGGTTCATCGGCGCAACACCAAACGGCAAGCCGACGACGCTTGGACGCGGCGGCAGCGATTACTCTGCGTCGGTGTTTGCGGTCTGCACGCAGGCAAAAGAGGTCTGGGTATGGTCGGATGTCGACGGCATTATGTCGGCCGATCCGCATGAAGTCCCCGACGCGCGGGTCGTTCAGGAACTGAGCTACTCCGAAATGGCCGAGCTAGCGTATTTCGGTGCACGGATCCTGCATGCCCGGATGGTTGCGCCGCTTCAGGCGGGGAATATCCCGCTGCGGGTCAAGAACGTCTATAAGCCGCAGGTGGTTGGGACGGTAATCCACGGCGGCTCTAAACATGGCGGCGTCGTGAAGTCGGTCACGCAGATTCAGGGCATCGGCGTGAGCGCTGCCCACTCGGGTTCACTTACCGAGATCGTGACGCTGATCAACGCACATCTTCAGCGGCAGATCGGTGCGCCGTCTGAGGTGATGATCGCGTCGCAGGCCGCGTCACGGAGTTTCCTGACGAGCGTCATCCCCACCAGCGCTGGCCCGGATGCCGTGAGCCACCTGACGAATACGCTTACGCGCGAGTTGGACGAGTCCGCGACGCTAAACGGCTGGGGCGTGGAGCCAGTGAGCATCGTGACCGCCATCGGCGACGGCATCAACGCGTTTCCGAAAATGACGGGTCACGTGATCAGCGCGCTTGGCGAAATTCCGCTGCTTGGCGTCTCAGTCGGCGCAACCGGCTGCAGTTTATCGCTGGTGGTCCGCGCCCATGACGCGGACAGCGCGCTGCGTCAGCTGCATAAGGCCGCTGTCAGCAGTTAA
- a CDS encoding shikimate kinase: MNDVPNIVLTGFMGTGKTTTGRCISRLLGLPFVDSDDLIRAHAGLSIPEIFARYGETEFRRIERDVCLELAARRGQVIATGGGMLVNPDNLQVMIAGGIVICLWASPEDLRGRLAADPTRPLASNWESLLAARRAAYQAMPYHIDTTNKTPVGVAEEAIAVWRKHSQ; the protein is encoded by the coding sequence ATGAATGATGTGCCGAATATCGTGCTGACCGGCTTCATGGGGACCGGCAAAACGACGACTGGGCGATGCATTAGCCGTCTGCTCGGTTTGCCCTTTGTCGACAGCGACGATCTCATCCGCGCCCATGCCGGGTTGTCGATACCAGAGATCTTCGCCCGATACGGAGAAACGGAGTTTCGGCGCATCGAACGCGACGTATGCCTAGAACTCGCCGCGCGCCGTGGTCAGGTGATTGCAACTGGCGGCGGGATGCTCGTCAATCCGGACAACCTGCAGGTGATGATCGCGGGCGGGATCGTGATCTGCCTGTGGGCGTCGCCAGAGGACCTGCGGGGTCGTCTAGCCGCCGATCCGACCCGGCCGTTAGCGTCCAACTGGGAGTCGTTACTTGCAGCACGCCGCGCCGCCTATCAGGCGATGCCTTATCATATTGACACCACGAACAAGACGCCTGTCGGGGTCGCAGAGGAGGCAATCGCCGTATGGCGCAAACACTCACAGTAA
- the aroC gene encoding chorismate synthase, with protein sequence MRYLTAGESHGPMLTAILDGMPAGLAISSEEIDLELLRRQTGYGSGGRMQIEKDHARITAGVMAGRTTGAPISLLVENRDFKNWKDKDIEPMTTPRPGHADLTGAVKYGYRELRLALERASARETTMRVAVGAICRKLLAEFGVTIGGYVTQLGGVQADVPDEMPYLDRFHIGEQSDVRCPVQISAEAMHEAVRQAKIDKDTLGGVMEIVALNVPPGLGSHVQFDRKLDGRIIGAMGSIHAMKGAEIAGAFHQAGLPGTRVHDAIDIIGDTLTRRSNRAGGLEGGITTGEPVVVRVAMKPIATVLAGFDSVNLATGLPEPTTYERSDFCALPRAVPIGEAMLAYVLADALLEKLGGDSIAEMRPRFDTLRRSRLSDLPMDNAVWRFGYE encoded by the coding sequence TTGCGCTATTTGACGGCCGGCGAAAGCCACGGGCCGATGTTGACGGCCATCCTGGATGGAATGCCTGCTGGGCTAGCTATTTCGAGCGAAGAAATCGACCTCGAACTGCTGCGTCGCCAGACGGGCTACGGCAGCGGCGGCCGTATGCAAATTGAGAAAGACCATGCCCGCATCACGGCGGGCGTCATGGCTGGCCGCACCACGGGCGCGCCGATCAGTCTTCTGGTCGAAAACCGTGACTTCAAGAACTGGAAAGACAAAGATATCGAGCCGATGACCACGCCGCGCCCCGGCCATGCCGACCTCACCGGTGCGGTCAAATACGGTTACCGTGAGCTGCGGCTGGCGCTGGAGCGGGCCAGCGCTCGCGAGACCACTATGCGCGTGGCGGTTGGCGCCATCTGCCGCAAGCTCCTGGCTGAATTTGGTGTCACCATTGGCGGTTATGTGACTCAGCTTGGCGGCGTACAGGCGGACGTCCCCGATGAAATGCCTTATCTCGACCGTTTCCACATCGGCGAACAGTCCGACGTGCGCTGCCCCGTACAAATCTCGGCGGAGGCGATGCATGAAGCTGTCCGTCAGGCCAAGATTGATAAAGACACCCTCGGCGGCGTGATGGAGATCGTGGCGCTCAACGTGCCACCAGGGCTGGGGTCGCATGTGCAGTTCGACCGAAAATTGGACGGCCGCATTATCGGCGCGATGGGCAGCATACACGCCATGAAGGGCGCAGAAATTGCCGGCGCCTTTCATCAGGCGGGCCTGCCTGGGACGCGCGTCCACGATGCCATCGACATCATTGGCGATACCCTGACTCGCCGCAGCAATCGCGCAGGCGGGCTGGAAGGCGGCATCACCACCGGCGAGCCGGTCGTCGTGCGGGTCGCCATGAAGCCGATTGCAACAGTACTAGCGGGCTTCGACAGCGTTAACCTCGCCACCGGATTGCCTGAACCAACGACCTACGAACGCAGCGATTTTTGCGCGCTGCCCCGCGCCGTCCCGATCGGCGAGGCCATGCTTGCCTACGTCCTGGCAGATGCACTCCTGGAAAAACTGGGTGGGGATAGCATTGCCGAAATGCGGCCGCGTTTCGACACCCTGCGCCGCAGCCGGTTGAGCGATCTGCCGATGGACAATGCCGTGTGGCGGTTTGGGTATGAATGA
- the aroB gene encoding 3-dehydroquinate synthase — MAQTLTVTAPDARYEIVIEPGAHAMLAQRLGSRQAVIVTNPTVSALHGPALVHDLPRAAIVTMPDGEQYKSLDTVASLYRDFVGAGLDRSGVVVAFGGGVVGDTSGFAAASYMRGITLIQIPTTLLSMVDSSVGGKVGVDLPEGKNLVGAFKQPECVLIDPDYLATLPPKEWRCGMAEVIKHGLLADPALLDPELWSPDRAPDLIRRAVQVKIDVIEQDPYEKNVRAHLNLGHTFAHAVEAVTHYAWAHGEAVGFGLVAAGRLSHKLGLCDSALPALIEEAVAELGLPTRLNGIDADALWAAMSTDKKWQSGRSRFVLLKAAQQPVIVEGVARNDVIAVLKELS, encoded by the coding sequence ATGGCGCAAACACTCACAGTAACGGCCCCGGATGCCCGCTACGAGATCGTCATCGAACCAGGGGCTCACGCCATGCTGGCACAGCGTCTTGGTAGCCGCCAGGCGGTCATTGTCACCAATCCCACCGTCTCGGCGCTGCATGGCCCGGCGCTTGTCCACGATCTCCCGCGCGCTGCAATAGTGACCATGCCGGATGGCGAACAGTACAAGTCGCTCGACACCGTCGCGTCGCTGTACCGCGACTTTGTAGGCGCGGGGTTGGACCGCAGCGGTGTCGTGGTTGCGTTTGGCGGCGGTGTGGTCGGTGACACGTCCGGGTTCGCCGCCGCCAGCTATATGCGCGGGATTACTCTCATTCAGATTCCGACGACGCTGCTCTCGATGGTCGACAGTTCCGTCGGCGGCAAGGTCGGCGTGGACCTCCCTGAAGGCAAGAATCTGGTCGGCGCCTTCAAGCAGCCGGAATGTGTGTTGATCGATCCGGACTACCTTGCCACGCTGCCGCCAAAAGAGTGGCGCTGCGGCATGGCGGAAGTGATTAAGCACGGCTTGCTGGCCGATCCCGCCTTGCTGGACCCTGAATTGTGGTCGCCTGACCGCGCCCCTGACCTGATTCGCCGTGCCGTGCAGGTCAAAATCGACGTGATTGAGCAGGATCCTTATGAGAAGAACGTCCGCGCTCACCTCAACCTCGGCCATACCTTTGCCCATGCCGTCGAAGCTGTTACGCACTACGCTTGGGCGCATGGAGAGGCCGTCGGCTTCGGTCTGGTCGCGGCGGGCAGGCTGTCGCATAAGCTGGGTCTGTGCGATTCCGCATTGCCAGCGCTGATCGAAGAAGCAGTCGCCGAACTTGGGCTGCCGACCCGCCTGAACGGTATCGATGCGGATGCCCTGTGGGCCGCGATGTCCACCGACAAGAAATGGCAGTCCGGCAGGTCACGGTTTGTCTTATTGAAAGCGGCCCAGCAGCCCGTTATCGTTGAAGGCGTTGCGCGAAACGACGTGATTGCCGTATTGAAGGAACTCTCATGA
- the aroE gene encoding shikimate dehydrogenase, producing MTEKVGIIGWPLTTTFSPAMHNAAFKALGMDWVYDAMAIPPDIVRLGILEPQRHGYIGLNVTIPHKEEALKYVTPDDIARAVGAVNTIDLRDMSGTNTDVAGLITDLRANDVHLQGHRVLVLGAGGAARAAVVGLAREGADVMVVNRSLDKARTMIANLALSNIALRAEAVTLDVAVETGFSLIVNCTPAGMLPNIEESPWTHGVPIPAGVTVYDMVYRPALTALMRAVENAGGRAIGGLGMLVHQGAAAFRIWTGVEPPVEVMFEAARAQLSGTL from the coding sequence ATGACTGAAAAGGTCGGCATAATCGGCTGGCCGTTGACGACCACCTTCAGCCCTGCCATGCACAATGCTGCGTTTAAGGCTTTAGGTATGGACTGGGTCTACGATGCGATGGCGATTCCGCCGGACATCGTTCGGCTTGGTATCCTTGAGCCGCAGCGTCACGGCTATATCGGCCTCAATGTGACGATCCCGCACAAAGAGGAAGCGTTGAAATACGTGACGCCTGATGACATTGCGCGGGCCGTGGGTGCGGTCAACACGATCGACTTACGGGACATGTCCGGCACAAATACTGATGTGGCCGGCCTGATCACCGATTTGAGAGCCAACGACGTTCACCTTCAAGGGCATCGTGTGCTCGTCCTCGGGGCAGGGGGGGCGGCTCGTGCCGCTGTCGTGGGACTCGCCCGCGAAGGGGCAGACGTCATGGTCGTCAACCGGTCGCTGGACAAAGCACGCACCATGATCGCCAATCTCGCCTTGAGCAATATCGCGCTCCGTGCCGAGGCCGTCACCCTGGATGTAGCAGTGGAGACCGGCTTCAGCTTGATTGTCAACTGTACGCCGGCTGGCATGCTGCCCAATATCGAGGAGTCGCCCTGGACTCACGGCGTCCCCATTCCTGCCGGAGTCACCGTCTACGACATGGTCTACCGACCCGCGCTGACCGCCTTGATGCGTGCGGTCGAGAACGCTGGCGGTCGCGCGATCGGTGGCTTGGGCATGCTGGTGCACCAGGGTGCCGCGGCCTTCAGGATCTGGACGGGTGTCGAGCCGCCTGTCGAAGTGATGTTTGAAGCGGCGCGCGCTCAACTATCGGGTACACTATAG
- a CDS encoding glutamine synthetase, producing MRVLVMSTKEQILAAVKDREISTIDLWFTDITGEVKSVTLPASRLPEVIEHGAHFDGSALDGFARVAESDMLLMPDLRTFLVLPWTSGGGKVARLICSIHTINGDPFVGDPRTVLVNMAQEAREMGYAFVTGMELEFYLFKTDSDGRPILHPPTDQASYFDMSSDPSQAIRREMMSVLAQLNIPVTSTHSEIGHGQHEIDLGHDNVLISADNLLTARVALKHVAARHGLYCTFMPRPLAEMPGSGMHTHQSLHDADSGVNLFANPDDEYGLSDVAKQFLAGQLQHARAMCAVLAPLVNSYKRLGTSVEAPVQVTWAHINRGALIRVPGTSARLELRCPDPSANPYLATAVMLAAGLDGIRNRLALPAPLEETMVSVASKRRQVSSILPRSLGEALEELEQDDILLAALGPYVSDRYLEAKKQEYRDYKRQVTQWELDRYLGRY from the coding sequence ATGAGAGTTTTGGTTATGTCTACCAAAGAGCAAATTCTGGCAGCGGTGAAAGACCGGGAAATCAGCACGATTGACCTGTGGTTCACCGACATCACTGGTGAAGTCAAGAGCGTTACACTCCCCGCGTCGCGCCTTCCCGAAGTGATCGAACATGGCGCGCACTTCGATGGCTCGGCCCTGGACGGGTTTGCGCGGGTGGCCGAGAGCGATATGCTGCTCATGCCCGATCTGCGCACGTTCCTGGTCCTCCCGTGGACAAGCGGCGGGGGCAAAGTCGCCCGGCTCATCTGCAGCATTCACACCATCAATGGCGACCCGTTCGTCGGCGATCCGCGCACAGTACTGGTCAACATGGCGCAGGAAGCCCGCGAAATGGGCTATGCCTTTGTCACGGGGATGGAACTCGAATTCTATCTGTTCAAGACCGATTCCGACGGTCGTCCGATCCTTCATCCACCCACCGATCAGGCGAGCTACTTCGATATGTCCAGCGACCCCTCTCAGGCGATCCGCCGCGAGATGATGTCTGTGCTGGCCCAGTTGAACATCCCCGTCACCTCCACCCATAGCGAGATCGGCCACGGCCAGCACGAAATCGACCTCGGCCATGATAATGTGCTGATCAGCGCCGATAACCTGCTGACGGCCCGCGTAGCGCTCAAGCACGTTGCGGCGCGTCATGGCCTCTATTGCACCTTTATGCCGCGGCCGCTAGCGGAGATGCCCGGTTCAGGGATGCACACGCACCAGAGTCTGCATGACGCTGACTCTGGCGTAAATCTGTTTGCAAATCCCGATGACGAGTACGGTTTGTCAGATGTTGCCAAACAGTTCCTGGCAGGACAGCTTCAACATGCGCGCGCCATGTGTGCCGTTTTGGCGCCGTTGGTCAATAGTTACAAGCGCCTGGGGACGAGTGTCGAGGCGCCTGTACAGGTCACTTGGGCGCACATCAATCGCGGTGCGCTCATTCGCGTGCCGGGGACGTCTGCCCGTCTCGAGCTGCGCTGCCCCGATCCCAGCGCCAACCCCTACCTGGCAACTGCGGTTATGCTCGCAGCCGGACTCGACGGCATTCGCAACCGCCTTGCGCTGCCAGCCCCCCTCGAAGAAACGATGGTGAGTGTCGCCTCCAAGCGTCGTCAGGTCTCAAGTATTCTACCGCGCTCGCTGGGCGAAGCACTCGAAGAACTCGAACAGGACGATATCCTGCTCGCGGCGCTTGGGCCGTACGTCAGCGACCGCTACCTGGAGGCCAAGAAGCAGGAATACCGCGACTATAAGCGGCAGGTCACTCAATGGGAGCTGGATCGCTATCTCGGCCGTTACTAG
- a CDS encoding amidohydrolase, with product MSAIDFKTEAEQLRDEMVAMRRDFHQHPETAFEEIRTSAIVAEKLTQLGLEVQTGIGKTGVVAVLDGAADGPTILVRADMDALPINEANKTDYISQTANKMHACGHDGHTAIGLAVAKMLTKHRNEIKGRVKFVFQPAEEIGRGAMAMIKDGALLDPKPDVSVGLHLWNTLPLGVLGVADGPTMAGSSTWNAKLTGRGGHGAAPHVSIDPVVCAAHIITALQTIVSRNVDPADTAVVSVTQVHAGDTHNVIPQTAYLEGTMRAFKIDVRDLVTTRMEAIIKGVAASLGCEAEFTMTHVTIPLVNNPDVGARLRPRFAEMVGEENLNYDARTMGGEDMAYFMDSIPGMYFFVGSANQERGLNFGHHHPRFDFDEDALPLGAALLATAVAEYVIPG from the coding sequence ATGAGTGCCATAGACTTTAAGACTGAGGCCGAACAGCTGCGGGATGAGATGGTTGCCATGCGCCGCGACTTTCATCAGCATCCCGAGACCGCCTTCGAAGAAATCCGCACGTCGGCTATCGTCGCGGAGAAACTGACTCAATTGGGCCTGGAAGTACAGACCGGCATCGGCAAGACCGGAGTGGTAGCTGTACTGGACGGTGCGGCGGATGGCCCGACGATTCTCGTGCGTGCCGACATGGACGCGTTACCGATCAACGAGGCCAACAAGACCGATTACATCTCTCAGACCGCCAACAAGATGCACGCCTGCGGCCACGACGGCCACACCGCAATTGGCCTTGCCGTAGCCAAGATGCTGACGAAGCACAGGAACGAGATCAAGGGCCGTGTGAAATTCGTGTTCCAGCCGGCCGAGGAAATCGGCCGCGGCGCCATGGCCATGATCAAGGATGGCGCGCTGCTCGACCCCAAGCCGGATGTGAGCGTAGGCTTGCATCTCTGGAATACGCTTCCGTTAGGCGTCCTCGGCGTGGCCGATGGCCCGACCATGGCTGGCTCGTCCACCTGGAATGCCAAGCTGACCGGGCGCGGCGGACACGGGGCCGCACCGCATGTCTCGATTGACCCTGTGGTTTGCGCCGCCCACATCATCACGGCGCTTCAGACCATCGTGAGCCGCAACGTCGATCCGGCCGATACCGCCGTGGTGAGCGTGACCCAGGTCCATGCCGGGGACACCCATAATGTCATCCCGCAGACAGCTTACCTGGAAGGCACCATGCGCGCATTCAAAATCGATGTGCGCGATCTCGTCACCACCCGCATGGAGGCCATCATCAAGGGCGTGGCTGCCTCGCTGGGCTGCGAAGCTGAATTCACCATGACCCACGTCACGATCCCGCTCGTCAACAATCCGGATGTCGGCGCGCGCCTGCGCCCGCGTTTTGCCGAGATGGTCGGTGAAGAAAATCTCAATTACGATGCGCGTACGATGGGCGGGGAGGACATGGCTTACTTCATGGACTCGATCCCTGGGATGTACTTCTTCGTCGGTTCCGCCAATCAAGAACGCGGCCTGAATTTTGGGCATCATCATCCGCGCTTCGACTTTGACGAGGACGCTCTTCCCTTGGGCGCGGCGCTCTTGGCGACGGCTGTAGCGGAGTATGTTATTCCCGGATGA